DNA from Drosophila suzukii chromosome 2R, CBGP_Dsuzu_IsoJpt1.0, whole genome shotgun sequence:
CTACTCCCATCCCCATGTATGAAAATATTGTTGAATTTGCACACTTGGCACATAAATCCTGTTGCTGCACCTGGGGCCAACTACCAAGTGATGGGGCTGtacaaaaaagtaaaaaagggGCGGGATGCGGAAAAGTGGGCGTGTGCACGCTTGATGGCGTATGAGCAGGCAACCAAGCAAGCAACCAACCCACTTTGCAAAATGTCaccatttttgttttgggtCCCCGTTTCCCCCGAAAGCCCACGGTGCTTGATGGATTACTCGAGAGCCTGCTGCTCCTCCGCCTGGTTGCATAAATATTGCAAATGCCTGACGCGCTGACAAGTCGGGTGATGGGGATTCGGTGGCTGGGGGACCGGGGGATGAGGATTGCAGCCCGCGCAGCTCCTGTTGCCTTGTGGGTCAACATTTTGCAACTGAAAGTGGATCTCTCTTCAAAATAGTCTAGTAGAAATGCTTGAATTCCgtaaataataaaagacgGAGCAGGGTATATTTCAGCAAATATGCTTACAAATTGCTTACGCAAGTTTGAAAATGTAGCTGTTTTAGGTGGACTAATTTGTAATTTAACTGGGAACTTGAAAAAGTGACCTTAAGTTGTCAGCAGCTTCTAGGTAAGTCATGGATAACATGTAAAAGGGATTTGTTAAGAAATTTTATTAAGTTTCGTTCCcttattttaaagaaattagTTACAAAATGCTGTGAAAGGGTTTTAAATACTTGTTTAGCGCACCCAGGTCCATTTATCGAATTAAAATGAATATGTTTGATCGAGTTCTGCAGCCTCTTAGCAGTTATTATAGCTTTCAGGGTATTTTCAGTGGCTGTGCAGTAGACAACCAGCTGAAATTTGTTCCACCTGGTGCGCCTCCATGCGCTTATTCATACGCAATTAGATCAGCGCAGCAGCGAACAGCAGCTTGCAGCTTGGAGCTCGCAGCTTGGAGCTCGCAGCTTGGAGTAGAGCAGCCCCAACTCGGGGGCCAACCACCCACCCACATATGTGCCCATGCCCAGGCATGCACATATATAAATGGTAAACAAAGACCTGCCTGGGCGTAGTTGCGATTGCATTTACCATTTTCCACGGCAACAATTCCGGCTCTGCCATATTGTTAACCACTCGAGCCGGCGAACCCTGTTGCTTATTTAATACTTGATGGCTTCTGCACCCAGCGGCTTTTCGAATATTGCATTTGTTAATTAGAAGTGGCCCACCCCTCTTACTTGTTCCCATAGCACTACTTTAAGctacaaatttattgatttagaTACACATACGTAAGATTCCCTGACTAATCCCTTTTAAATTCCATTTACTTGCAGTTCACATGCCCAGCTCCTCATCTCTGATAGCCAGCCCGCCCGCCAGTGCGTTTGTCAACACGCCGGCCACCCTGCTCTTCACCACCCGCCACGACATCCAGGTGGCGAACATCACGAGGCCCACGGGCGGACCTCAGATCGATGTGATCGTGAGGGATCTGGCCGAGGCGATGGCCATTGACTTCTACTACGCGAAGAAACTGGTCTGCTGGACGGATTCCGGCCGGGAGATTATCGAGTGCGCCCACACCAACTCCTCCGCACTGCAGCCGCTCTTGCGGGCGCCGAAGCAAACTGTGATATCCACGGGACTGGACAAGCCCGAGGGTCTGGCCATCGACTGGTACACGGACAAGATCTACTGGACGGACGGCGAGAAGAACCGGATCGAGGTGGCCACGCTGGATGGTCGCTACCAGAAGGTGCTCTTCTGGACGGATCTGGACCAGCCGCGAGCGGTGGCCGTGGTTCCCGCACGCAAACTGCTCATCTGGACGGATTGGGGAGAGTATCCCAAGATCGAGCGCGCCAGCATGGATGGCGACCCACTGTCTCGCATGACATTGGTCAAGGAGCATGTGTTCTGGCCCAACGGACTGGCCGTAGACTTGAAGAACGAGCTCATCTACTGGACGGATGGCAAGCACCATTTCATCGATGTGATGAGATTGGACGGGAGCAGTCGGCGGACGATAGTTAACAACCTGAAGTACCCCTTTAGTTTGACCTTCTACGACGATCGTTTGTACTGGACGGACTGGCAGAGGGGATCGCTGAATGCCCTTGACCTGCAAACCCGTGAGCTGAAGGAGCTGATTGACACGCCCAAGGCACCGAACTCAGTAAGAGCATGGGACCCCTCCCTGCAGCCATATGAGGACAACCCTTGTGCTCACAGCAATGGGAACTGCTCACATCTTTGCCTGCTGGCTACAAACTCACAGGGTTACAGTTGCGCCTGTCCCACTGGGGTGAAATTGATATCACCAAATACCTGTGCCAATGGATCTCAGGAAATGATGTTCATTGTGCAGAGAACGCAGATTAGTAAGATATCCCTCGACTCGCCGGACTACACCATATTCCCGCTGCCTTTGGGGAAGGTGAAATACGCAATAGCCATAGATTACGACCCGGTGGAGGAGCACATCTATTGGTCCGACGTGGAGACGTATACGATCAAAAGAGCTCATGCCGATGGCACTGGGGTCACCGACTTTGTGACCTCCGAAGTGCGTCATCCCGACGGCTTGGCGCTCGATTGGCTGGCCCGCAACCTGTATTGGACGGACACGGTCACAGATCGGATTGAGGTCTGTCGTCTGGATGGCACGGCAAGGAAAGTGCTGATCTATGAGCATCTGGAGGAGCCGCGAGCCATTGCAGTGGCCCCCTCGCTGGGCTGGATGTTCTGGAGCGACTGGAACGAGCGCAAGCCCAAGGTGGAGCGGGCATCTCTGGATGGATCCGAGCGTGTGGTCCTGGTCTCTGAGAATCTGGGCTGGCCCAACGGCATTGCTTTGGACATCGAGGCCAAGGCGATCTACTGGTGCGATGGCAAGACGGACAAAATCGAGGTGGCCAACATGGATGGCTCTGGCCGCCGAGTGGTCATCAGTGATAATCTGAAGCATCTGTTTGGCCTGAGCATCCTGGACGACTACTTGTATTGGACAGACTGGCAGCGCCGCTCGATTGACCGGGCCCACAAGATCACGGGCAACAATCGGATAGTGGTGGTCGATCAGTACCCGGACCTAATGGGTCTTAAGGTCACTCGTTTGAGGGAGGTGAGGGGACAGAACGCTTGTGCGGTGCGGAACGGAGGCTGCTCGCATCTCTGCCTGAATCGTCCCAGGGATTATGTCTGTCGATGTGCCATCGACTACGAGTTGGCCAATGATAAACGCACCTGCGTTGTGCCAGCTGCTTTTCTTCTGTTTTCCCGCCAAGAGCACATTGGCCGGATTTCCATCGAGTACAACGAGGGTAACCACAACGACGAGAGAATACCCTTCAAGGATGTGCGGGATGCCCATGCCCTGGACGTTTCTGTTGCCGAGCGGAGGATCTACTGGACGGATCAGAAGAGCAAGTGCATCTTTCGGGCGTTTTTGAATGGCTCGTATGTGCAGCGCATTGTGGACTCTGGTCTAATAGGACCCGATGGCATTGCCGTCGATTGGTTAGCCAATAACATCTACTGGTCGGATGCCGAGGCGCGTCGCATCGAGGTGGCTCGCTTGGATGGCAGCAGCCGGAGGGTGCTCCTCTGGAAGGGAGTGGAGGAGCCACGATCGCTGGTGCTTGAGCCAAGACGAGGTTACATGTACTGGACGGAATCGCCGACGGACTCGATCCGACGAGCGGCAATGGATGGATCCGACTTGCAGACAATCGTAGCAGGCGCGAATCATGCCGCTGGACTAACCTTTGATCAGGAGACGAGGCGTCTGTACTGGGCCACCCAATCACGACCAGCTAAAATCGAAAGCGCCGACTGGGATGGCAAGAAACGTCAGATTCTGGTTGGTAGCGACATGGATGAGCCATATGCGGTGTCCCTGTACCAGGATTACGTGTACTGGAGCGACTGGAACACCGGCGACATTGAGCGAGTGCACAAGACAACGGGTCAGAATCGCAGTCTGGTGCACTCGGGCATGACGTACATCACCTCACTACTGGTGTTCAACGACAAGCGACAGACCGGTGTTAATCCCTGCAAGGTGAACAATGGAGGTTGTTCACATCTCTGTTTGGCCCAACCGGGAAGACGGGGAATGACCTGTGCCTGCCCCACCCACTACCAGTTGGCCAAGGACGCCGTCTCCTGTATTCCACCCAAGAACTACATTATCTTCAGCCAGAGGAACAGCTTTGGAAGGTTGCTGCCGAACACCACAGATTGCCCGAATATTCCGCTGCCCGTGTCTGGCAAGAATATTCGCGCTGTGGACTATGATCCCATCACTCATCATATTTATTGGGTAAGCTTAAAGGTAACTTTGAGGCAGATGGAACATTTACTATTCCTTTACAAAATTTCAGATTGAGGGCAGAAGTCACAGCATTAAGCGATCTCTGGCAAACGGAACGAAGGTTAGTTTGCTGGCCAATTCCGGACAACCTTTTGACCTGGCGATCGATATCATTGGACGTCTGCTCTTCTGGACGTGCTCCCAATCCAACAGTATTAATGTCACAAGGTAAATATATGACtaaatttcttttaaattcattttccCTAATGTTTTCAT
Protein-coding regions in this window:
- the arr gene encoding low-density lipoprotein receptor-related protein 6 codes for the protein MALEPYIKSAEIEPQLCQVIANNEDVTTKATKCATFSRGVGWRHLLIGFLLICFGISNSWQYKNVHMPSSSSLIASPPASAFVNTPATLLFTTRHDIQVANITRPTGGPQIDVIVRDLAEAMAIDFYYAKKLVCWTDSGREIIECAHTNSSALQPLLRAPKQTVISTGLDKPEGLAIDWYTDKIYWTDGEKNRIEVATLDGRYQKVLFWTDLDQPRAVAVVPARKLLIWTDWGEYPKIERASMDGDPLSRMTLVKEHVFWPNGLAVDLKNELIYWTDGKHHFIDVMRLDGSSRRTIVNNLKYPFSLTFYDDRLYWTDWQRGSLNALDLQTRELKELIDTPKAPNSVRAWDPSLQPYEDNPCAHSNGNCSHLCLLATNSQGYSCACPTGVKLISPNTCANGSQEMMFIVQRTQISKISLDSPDYTIFPLPLGKVKYAIAIDYDPVEEHIYWSDVETYTIKRAHADGTGVTDFVTSEVRHPDGLALDWLARNLYWTDTVTDRIEVCRLDGTARKVLIYEHLEEPRAIAVAPSLGWMFWSDWNERKPKVERASLDGSERVVLVSENLGWPNGIALDIEAKAIYWCDGKTDKIEVANMDGSGRRVVISDNLKHLFGLSILDDYLYWTDWQRRSIDRAHKITGNNRIVVVDQYPDLMGLKVTRLREVRGQNACAVRNGGCSHLCLNRPRDYVCRCAIDYELANDKRTCVVPAAFLLFSRQEHIGRISIEYNEGNHNDERIPFKDVRDAHALDVSVAERRIYWTDQKSKCIFRAFLNGSYVQRIVDSGLIGPDGIAVDWLANNIYWSDAEARRIEVARLDGSSRRVLLWKGVEEPRSLVLEPRRGYMYWTESPTDSIRRAAMDGSDLQTIVAGANHAAGLTFDQETRRLYWATQSRPAKIESADWDGKKRQILVGSDMDEPYAVSLYQDYVYWSDWNTGDIERVHKTTGQNRSLVHSGMTYITSLLVFNDKRQTGVNPCKVNNGGCSHLCLAQPGRRGMTCACPTHYQLAKDAVSCIPPKNYIIFSQRNSFGRLLPNTTDCPNIPLPVSGKNIRAVDYDPITHHIYWIEGRSHSIKRSLANGTKVSLLANSGQPFDLAIDIIGRLLFWTCSQSNSINVTSFLGESVGVIDTGDSEKPRNIAVHAMKRLLFWTDVGSHQAIIRARVDGNERVELAYKLEGVTALALDQQSDMIYYAHGKRIDAIDINGKNKKTLVSMHISQVINIAALGGFVYWLDDKTGVERITVTGERRSAELQRLPQITDIRAVWTPDPKVLRNHTCLHSRTKCSHICIASGEGMARTRDVCSCPKHLMLLEDKENCGAFPACGPDHFTCAAPVSGISDVNKDCIPASWRCDGQKDCPDKSDEVGCPTCRADQFSCQSGECIDKSLVCDGTTNCANGHDEADCCKRPGEFQCPINKLCISAALLCDGWENCADGADESSDICLQRRMAPATDKRAFMILIGATMITIFSIVYLLQFCRTRIGKSRTEPKDDQATDPLSPSTLSKSQRVSKIASVADAVRMSTLNSRNSMNSYDRNHITGASSSTTNGSSMVAYPINPPPSPATRSRRPYRHYKIINQPPPPTPCSTDICDESDSNYTSKSNSNNSNGGATKHSSSSAAACLQYGYDSEPYPPPPTPRSHYHSDVRIVPESSCPPSPSSRSSTYFSPLPPPPSPVQSPSRGFT